A stretch of Myxococcus hansupus DNA encodes these proteins:
- a CDS encoding Uma2 family endonuclease, producing the protein MGNETKRPATYEDLMALPENMVGQIVDGELIAQPRPAIPHAVAHSVLTGLLLSYFQVGQRAPGGWWIVLEPELHFAQDVLVPDISGWRRERMPVLRREPFFTLAPDWVCEVLSPSTRNLDRNRKREIYAREGVGHVWLVDPAARTLEAFARRNGDWVPLGQFSGTARVRVAPFEELELDLAVLWPPELEVRELGEDGVLYGE; encoded by the coding sequence ATGGGGAATGAGACGAAGCGGCCCGCGACCTACGAGGACCTGATGGCGTTGCCCGAGAACATGGTCGGGCAGATCGTTGATGGAGAACTCATCGCGCAGCCGCGTCCAGCGATTCCTCACGCGGTGGCGCACTCTGTTCTTACGGGACTGCTGCTCTCCTATTTCCAGGTAGGTCAGCGTGCGCCCGGTGGTTGGTGGATTGTCCTCGAACCCGAGCTGCATTTCGCTCAGGACGTCCTGGTCCCGGATATCTCCGGATGGCGTCGCGAGCGCATGCCCGTGCTACGGCGTGAGCCGTTCTTCACGCTGGCTCCCGACTGGGTCTGTGAGGTGCTGTCGCCGTCGACGCGGAACCTGGACCGGAACCGCAAGCGGGAAATCTACGCGCGCGAAGGCGTCGGGCACGTGTGGCTGGTGGACCCTGCCGCGCGGACGCTGGAGGCCTTCGCTCGGCGGAATGGAGACTGGGTTCCGCTGGGCCAATTCTCCGGGACCGCGCGTGTCCGAGTTGCGCCATTCGAGGAGCTGGAGCTGGACCTCGCGGTGTTGTGGCCGCCAGAACTCGAGGTGCGTGAGTTGGGCGAAGACGGCGTGCTCTATGGAGAGTGA